Proteins from a single region of Lysinibacillus sp. JNUCC-52:
- a CDS encoding ABC transporter ATP-binding protein: MIVLQVNQLYKSFIADEILSGVKLEVQHRDRVALVGRNGAGKSTLLKIIAGQLSYDSGDIIIPKGVQVGYLEQHAGLNSTLSIWDEMMTIFEPLLGQEKTLRSLEQQMADPAVYEKPEMYAKVMSEYDQLQHDFKDAGGYQYESDTRSVLHGMQFYPEDYEKAISSLSGGQRTRLALAKLLLSKPDLLILDEPTNHLDIETLSWLETYLKGYEGAILIVSHDRYFLDQVVSIVYEVSRHRVTKYTGNYSAYLDEKAKTYERDVKMFERQQDEKAKLEDFIQKNIARASTTKMAQSRRKMLERTEWMDSPDGNEKSASFGFTIERQSGNDVLSIDSLTVGYGDKQISSGISLRTFREDRIALVGPNGVGKSTLLKTIVKDLSPLAGEIRYGTNVQIGYYDQEQAKLSSNKSVLKELWDEWPLMNEKDIRTVLGRFLFSGEDVDKAVNSLSGGEKARLALAKLMMQKANFLVLDEPTNHLDLDSKEVLENALIDYPGTLLFVSHDRYFINRIATKVVELSGEGSFEYLGDYDYYLEKKQELFEIAQMKAASQPQLQATAPEKTSTSTIDKEAKKRERQIRRSIEELEINMQEAATEIARLEEALCDPEIFTDHEKISQLQGELATIKDQHEVIEMEWLELNEELEKIIL; the protein is encoded by the coding sequence ATGATTGTATTACAAGTCAATCAACTATATAAATCCTTTATTGCAGATGAAATTTTAAGTGGTGTCAAACTAGAAGTTCAACACCGTGATCGTGTAGCATTAGTCGGACGTAACGGAGCTGGTAAATCCACTTTACTAAAAATCATCGCTGGGCAATTGTCATATGATTCTGGCGATATTATTATTCCGAAGGGCGTACAAGTTGGCTATTTAGAACAACATGCGGGTCTAAATTCAACTTTATCAATTTGGGACGAAATGATGACAATTTTCGAACCGCTTCTTGGACAAGAAAAAACATTACGTTCGCTTGAACAGCAAATGGCTGATCCAGCGGTTTATGAAAAGCCAGAAATGTATGCAAAGGTCATGTCCGAATATGACCAATTACAGCATGATTTTAAAGATGCAGGCGGCTATCAATACGAATCTGATACGCGCTCTGTACTTCATGGTATGCAATTTTACCCAGAGGATTATGAAAAAGCAATTAGCTCATTATCAGGTGGTCAACGAACTCGTTTAGCTCTTGCTAAGCTTCTATTAAGTAAGCCAGACTTATTAATTCTCGACGAGCCAACTAACCATTTAGATATTGAAACACTTTCTTGGTTAGAGACTTATTTAAAAGGCTATGAAGGTGCTATTTTAATCGTATCCCATGACCGTTACTTTTTAGACCAAGTTGTCTCTATCGTCTATGAGGTTTCTCGTCATCGCGTTACGAAATATACTGGAAACTACAGTGCTTATTTAGACGAAAAGGCGAAAACCTATGAGCGCGATGTCAAAATGTTTGAACGCCAGCAAGATGAGAAAGCAAAACTTGAGGATTTTATTCAAAAAAATATAGCCCGTGCTTCTACGACAAAAATGGCACAAAGCCGACGCAAAATGCTTGAACGTACAGAATGGATGGACTCTCCTGACGGTAACGAAAAATCAGCTAGCTTTGGCTTTACGATAGAGCGACAAAGTGGCAATGATGTGCTCTCTATTGACTCCTTAACTGTTGGCTACGGTGACAAGCAAATATCTAGTGGTATCTCACTACGAACGTTTCGAGAAGATCGCATAGCACTAGTAGGGCCTAATGGTGTTGGTAAATCGACATTATTAAAAACGATTGTCAAAGACCTGTCCCCACTTGCTGGAGAAATACGTTATGGCACTAATGTGCAAATTGGCTATTACGATCAAGAACAGGCAAAGCTGTCGAGCAATAAAAGTGTTTTAAAAGAGCTATGGGATGAATGGCCCTTAATGAATGAAAAAGACATTCGCACTGTACTTGGCCGCTTTTTATTCAGTGGAGAAGATGTGGATAAAGCCGTCAATTCTTTATCTGGTGGTGAGAAGGCTCGCCTTGCATTAGCAAAGTTAATGATGCAAAAGGCGAATTTCTTAGTTCTCGATGAGCCTACCAACCACTTAGACTTAGATAGTAAAGAAGTATTGGAAAATGCCTTAATTGATTACCCTGGAACACTTCTTTTCGTATCGCATGACCGTTATTTTATTAATCGAATTGCAACGAAAGTAGTGGAGCTTTCAGGCGAAGGTTCATTTGAGTATTTAGGTGATTACGATTATTACCTTGAAAAAAAACAGGAACTTTTTGAAATTGCTCAAATGAAGGCTGCTTCTCAACCGCAATTACAAGCAACTGCTCCTGAAAAGACCTCTACCTCTACAATAGATAAAGAGGCAAAAAAACGTGAGCGCCAAATTAGACGTTCTATAGAAGAATTAGAAATCAATATGCAAGAGGCTGCTACAGAAATCGCTCGTTTAGAAGAGGCTCTCTGTGATCCTGAAATTTTCACTGACCATGAGAAAATTTCACAACTTCAAGGTGAGTTAGCTACTATAAAAGACCAGCATGAAGTTATTGAAATGGAATGGCTCGAGCTAAATGAGGAACTAGAAAAGATTATTTTATAA
- the tsaB gene encoding tRNA (adenosine(37)-N6)-threonylcarbamoyltransferase complex dimerization subunit type 1 TsaB — protein sequence MIWLGIETANAPLSVAVVKDGKVLAEVVQNIKVTHSAGAMPAIETILANVGVKPNELEAIAVSEGPGSYTGVRIGVTLAKTLAWTLQKPLVGVSSLKILAANAALFNGLICPIFDARRGNVYTAVYKGPKLDVVIEDYHDHIDGLLARLKDLDAPILFIGVDVDLFWDKIVEVIGHNAYRAPLHDDLPRASAAIHLASMENLPNVEEVHHFIPQYKRIAEAEANWLKEQKEKAHE from the coding sequence ATGATTTGGTTGGGAATTGAAACAGCTAATGCGCCACTTTCTGTTGCAGTTGTTAAGGACGGAAAAGTGTTGGCAGAGGTTGTACAAAATATAAAAGTAACGCATTCTGCAGGAGCAATGCCAGCGATTGAAACGATTTTAGCTAATGTTGGTGTCAAGCCAAATGAGTTAGAAGCCATTGCTGTATCAGAAGGACCAGGGTCATATACAGGTGTACGAATAGGTGTAACGCTTGCTAAAACATTAGCATGGACATTACAGAAGCCATTAGTTGGTGTTTCAAGTTTAAAAATATTAGCAGCAAATGCAGCACTTTTTAATGGACTAATTTGTCCTATATTTGATGCACGTCGAGGCAATGTATATACAGCTGTTTATAAGGGACCAAAGCTGGATGTAGTTATAGAGGATTATCATGATCATATTGATGGACTGTTAGCCCGTTTGAAGGATTTAGATGCACCTATATTATTTATAGGGGTAGATGTTGATCTATTCTGGGATAAAATTGTTGAAGTCATTGGACATAATGCCTATCGTGCACCTCTTCATGACGACTTGCCACGTGCGAGTGCAGCCATTCATCTAGCTAGCATGGAGAACTTACCGAATGTGGAGGAAGTCCATCATTTTATTCCGCAATATAAACGTATTGCGGAGGCTGAAGCAAATTGGTTAAAAGAACAAAAGGAGAAGGCACATGAGTAG
- the groES gene encoding co-chaperone GroES: MLRPLGDRIVIELIEVEEKSAFGIVLPDSAKEKPQEGKVVAVGTGRILENGQRVELDVKVDDHIIFSKYSGTEVKYEGNEYLILRESDILAIIE, encoded by the coding sequence TTGTTAAGACCACTAGGAGATCGTATTGTCATCGAACTAATCGAGGTAGAGGAAAAGTCTGCATTTGGAATTGTACTACCAGACTCTGCAAAAGAAAAACCACAAGAGGGTAAAGTAGTAGCAGTTGGGACAGGTCGTATATTAGAAAACGGACAACGTGTAGAGCTTGACGTTAAAGTTGACGACCACATTATTTTCTCTAAATACTCAGGTACAGAAGTTAAATATGAAGGCAATGAATACTTAATCTTACGTGAAAGTGATATTCTTGCAATTATTGAATAA
- the tatC gene encoding twin-arginine translocase subunit TatC codes for MNPRELTVVEHLEELRKRLFICAVFFVIALIVGFYLAEPLIKHIQYSKEAEQLTLNAFKVTDPLVVYLQVTVAIAFVISSPLLLHQLWLFITPGLHETERKATLKYIPYSFFLFLAGASFSYFVLFPYVMHFMMGLSTELEIQQTIGINEYFSFLFRLVMPFGIIFQLPVVTLFLARLGILNPELMVKFRKYAYFGLVVIAVFLAPPDFISNVIVAIPLFVIYEVSIIIARRGYRKFLQAEALLLEEERKEAEREQVERLLAEQRRQIEELND; via the coding sequence ATGAATCCAAGAGAATTAACAGTTGTAGAGCATTTAGAAGAACTAAGAAAACGGCTCTTTATTTGCGCTGTTTTCTTTGTTATTGCACTTATAGTTGGCTTTTATCTAGCCGAACCACTTATTAAACATATTCAATATAGTAAAGAAGCGGAGCAACTAACTTTAAACGCATTTAAAGTGACCGATCCACTTGTCGTATATTTACAAGTGACGGTTGCAATCGCATTTGTGATAAGTTCACCGTTGCTTCTTCATCAACTTTGGTTGTTTATTACACCAGGGTTACATGAGACAGAACGCAAGGCAACTTTAAAATATATTCCATATTCGTTTTTTCTATTTTTAGCAGGAGCTTCATTTTCATATTTTGTGTTATTTCCCTATGTCATGCACTTTATGATGGGTTTATCTACAGAATTAGAAATACAGCAAACAATTGGTATTAACGAATATTTTTCATTTTTATTTCGTTTAGTCATGCCGTTTGGAATCATTTTTCAGTTACCTGTAGTGACGTTATTTTTAGCGCGTTTAGGTATATTAAATCCTGAACTGATGGTGAAATTCAGAAAATATGCATATTTCGGGTTAGTCGTTATTGCGGTATTTCTTGCACCGCCAGATTTTATTTCAAACGTTATCGTAGCAATTCCGCTATTTGTAATTTATGAGGTTAGTATTATCATAGCACGCAGAGGCTATCGAAAGTTTTTACAAGCCGAGGCATTGCTTTTAGAGGAAGAGCGTAAAGAAGCAGAACGCGAGCAAGTTGAGCGTTTGTTAGCTGAGCAGCGACGACAAATTGAAGAATTAAATGACTAA
- the rimI gene encoding ribosomal protein S18-alanine N-acetyltransferase, with amino-acid sequence MSSNVMYRKMVSEDVPAVYAIELATFPTPWTLDSFYYEMHENQYAHYVLAVDENNTIIGFCGMWMVIDAAQITNVAVTEAARGRGIGEGLMREAMRIAREHGMDVMSLEVRETNIVAQNLYRKLAFQDGGIRKGYYTDNGEDALVMWVNL; translated from the coding sequence ATGAGTAGTAATGTAATGTATCGTAAAATGGTATCTGAGGATGTTCCAGCGGTATATGCGATTGAACTTGCTACATTCCCGACGCCCTGGACATTGGATTCTTTTTACTATGAGATGCATGAAAATCAATATGCACATTATGTTTTAGCAGTAGATGAGAACAATACTATAATAGGTTTTTGTGGAATGTGGATGGTCATAGATGCGGCTCAAATTACAAATGTGGCTGTTACTGAAGCAGCTCGTGGTCGAGGAATTGGAGAAGGCTTAATGCGGGAAGCGATGCGTATTGCACGTGAGCATGGAATGGACGTTATGAGTCTAGAAGTACGTGAAACGAATATAGTGGCACAAAATCTTTATCGCAAGCTTGCCTTCCAGGATGGTGGCATACGTAAAGGTTACTATACAGATAACGGGGAGGATGCCCTAGTCATGTGGGTGAATTTATAA
- the groL gene encoding chaperonin GroEL (60 kDa chaperone family; promotes refolding of misfolded polypeptides especially under stressful conditions; forms two stacked rings of heptamers to form a barrel-shaped 14mer; ends can be capped by GroES; misfolded proteins enter the barrel where they are refolded when GroES binds), translating into MAKDIKFSEEARALMLQGVDKLANAVKVTLGPKGRNVVLEKKFGSPLITNDGVTIAKEIELENPYENMGAKLVAEVASKTNEIAGDGTTTATVLAQAIIREGLKNVTAGANPVGIRKGIDKAVAAALTELHAISRPVSNKEEIAQVAAISAADDEVGQLIAEAMERVGNDGVITIEESKGFTTELDVVEGMQFDRGYASHYMVTDTDKMEAVLDNPYILITDKKITNIQEVLPLLEQVVQQGRPLLMIAEDVEGEALATLVVNKLRGTFNAVAVKAPGFGDRRKAMLEDIAILTGGQVITEELGLDLKTADITSLGRAAKVVVTKDYTTIVEGVGGTEAIERRVGQIRAQLADTTSEFDKEKLQERLAKLAGGVAVIKVGAATETELKERKLRIEDALNSTRAAVEEGIVSGGGTALLNVYAAVEKAADAVDGDVATGVKIVLRALEEPVRQIANNAGLEGSIIVDRLKREEIGVGFNAATGEWVNMMEAGVVDPAKVTRSALQNAASVAALLLTTEAVVADIPEPAAPGMPDMGGMGGMGGMM; encoded by the coding sequence ATGGCAAAAGATATTAAATTCTCAGAAGAAGCTCGTGCATTAATGCTTCAAGGTGTAGATAAATTAGCAAATGCAGTAAAAGTGACATTAGGTCCTAAAGGTCGTAACGTCGTTTTAGAAAAAAAATTCGGTTCACCATTAATTACAAATGATGGTGTAACAATTGCAAAAGAAATTGAACTTGAAAATCCATATGAAAACATGGGTGCAAAATTAGTAGCAGAGGTTGCTTCTAAAACAAATGAAATCGCTGGTGATGGTACAACGACTGCGACAGTTCTTGCGCAAGCGATCATCCGTGAAGGTCTTAAAAACGTAACAGCTGGTGCAAACCCTGTAGGAATCCGTAAAGGAATCGACAAAGCGGTAGCAGCAGCACTTACAGAATTACATGCTATTTCTCGTCCAGTAAGCAACAAAGAGGAAATCGCACAAGTTGCGGCAATTTCAGCTGCTGACGACGAAGTAGGCCAACTAATTGCAGAAGCAATGGAACGTGTTGGTAATGATGGTGTTATTACAATTGAGGAATCTAAAGGTTTCACAACGGAGTTAGATGTAGTAGAAGGTATGCAATTCGATCGTGGCTATGCGTCTCACTACATGGTAACAGATACAGATAAAATGGAAGCGGTTCTTGATAACCCATACATTTTAATTACTGACAAAAAAATTACGAATATCCAAGAAGTTTTACCGCTATTAGAACAAGTGGTACAACAAGGTCGTCCACTATTAATGATTGCTGAAGACGTTGAGGGTGAAGCTCTTGCAACACTTGTAGTGAACAAACTACGTGGTACATTCAATGCTGTAGCCGTAAAAGCACCAGGCTTCGGCGACCGTCGTAAAGCAATGCTTGAAGATATCGCTATCTTAACAGGTGGTCAAGTCATTACAGAAGAATTAGGCTTAGACCTTAAAACTGCTGATATTACATCATTAGGCCGTGCTGCGAAAGTTGTTGTAACTAAAGATTATACAACAATCGTAGAAGGTGTTGGTGGTACTGAAGCAATCGAGCGTCGCGTTGGCCAAATTCGTGCACAGCTTGCTGATACAACTTCAGAATTCGATAAAGAAAAATTACAAGAACGCCTTGCAAAATTAGCAGGTGGTGTAGCAGTCATTAAAGTCGGTGCTGCAACTGAAACAGAATTAAAAGAACGCAAACTTCGCATTGAAGATGCATTGAACTCAACACGTGCAGCAGTAGAAGAAGGTATCGTATCAGGTGGTGGTACTGCACTTCTAAACGTTTACGCAGCAGTTGAAAAAGCAGCTGATGCAGTTGATGGCGATGTAGCAACAGGTGTGAAAATTGTGCTTCGTGCATTAGAAGAGCCAGTTCGCCAAATTGCAAACAATGCAGGTCTTGAAGGTTCAATCATTGTAGATCGTCTAAAACGCGAAGAAATCGGTGTTGGTTTCAACGCAGCAACAGGCGAGTGGGTAAATATGATGGAAGCAGGCGTAGTAGACCCAGCAAAAGTAACACGCTCAGCACTACAAAATGCAGCTTCTGTAGCAGCGCTATTATTAACTACTGAAGCGGTTGTAGCAGATATTCCAGAACCAGCAGCACCAGGTATGCCTGATATGGGCGGCATGGGTGGCATGGGCGGTATGATGTAA
- a CDS encoding redox-sensing transcriptional repressor Rex — translation MKQEVKIPQATTKRLPLYYRFIQNFAQEGMERISSKELSEAMKIDSATIRRDFSYFGALGKKGYGYDVQHLLKFFSQTLDQHETTKVALIGVGNLGNAFLKYNFQKNHNTHIVVAFDSKAPKEGKMISNIPVYHPDLLEEKYAEYGADLAILTVSSRSAQKMADRLAAMNAKGILNFTPERITVPDTMKLLTIDLSVELQALIYLIRNSDK, via the coding sequence TTGAAACAAGAAGTAAAAATTCCACAAGCCACAACGAAAAGACTTCCTCTTTACTATCGATTTATCCAAAACTTTGCGCAAGAAGGAATGGAACGTATTTCATCGAAGGAATTGAGCGAGGCGATGAAAATCGATTCTGCAACGATTCGTCGTGATTTTTCTTATTTTGGTGCGCTTGGCAAAAAGGGATATGGCTATGATGTTCAGCATCTATTGAAGTTTTTTAGCCAAACACTTGATCAGCATGAAACAACAAAAGTAGCGTTAATCGGTGTGGGGAACTTAGGGAATGCATTTTTAAAGTATAATTTCCAAAAAAATCATAATACGCATATTGTAGTTGCATTTGACTCAAAGGCACCAAAGGAAGGGAAAATGATAAGCAATATTCCTGTGTATCATCCCGACTTATTAGAAGAAAAGTACGCTGAATATGGAGCAGACCTTGCTATTTTAACTGTATCTTCACGCTCGGCTCAGAAGATGGCAGATCGTTTAGCTGCAATGAATGCAAAAGGCATTTTAAACTTTACACCAGAGCGTATTACCGTACCAGATACTATGAAATTATTAACGATAGATTTGTCGGTAGAATTACAAGCGCTTATTTACTTAATCCGAAATAGCGATAAATAA
- a CDS encoding alpha/beta fold hydrolase — MKKFQITVEGNTFHGYEYGDNSLPSLVCLHGMTGDLKSFSGLIEYLINDFHLILIDSPGHGETDSLKREEDYMFSSLAKSIYQVIQQITNKPFYMIGHSWGADLCLHIAKISSAKVKGVILLDGGYAFPEHVDGLTEEKALLDWKEYVESSIYGSWDEVVKEYQSYTTRQWDTNLNALIASSFKKVNDNYIFKADVFSILAIIKAFYKEPCSTTFESIECPVLLLHATILPTDSARQKGIQEIKKGIKKLTVIGIENTKHQLHWDFPEKVANEILLWKQESKHEVY, encoded by the coding sequence TTGAAGAAGTTTCAAATAACAGTAGAAGGCAATACTTTTCACGGATATGAATATGGTGATAACAGCCTTCCTTCACTTGTTTGTCTACACGGAATGACTGGTGATTTAAAAAGTTTTTCTGGGCTTATTGAATACCTAATAAATGATTTCCATCTTATTCTTATAGATAGTCCAGGCCATGGAGAAACGGATTCACTAAAACGGGAGGAGGATTATATGTTTTCCTCCTTAGCAAAAAGTATTTATCAAGTAATACAACAAATTACGAATAAACCTTTTTACATGATTGGACATTCTTGGGGGGCAGACCTTTGCCTACATATCGCAAAAATATCTTCTGCTAAGGTAAAGGGCGTTATTTTATTAGATGGAGGATATGCGTTTCCTGAACATGTTGATGGACTGACAGAGGAAAAAGCTTTGCTAGATTGGAAAGAATATGTTGAGTCCAGTATATATGGTTCTTGGGACGAAGTGGTCAAAGAATACCAAAGTTATACAACAAGGCAATGGGATACAAATCTTAATGCATTAATAGCATCTAGCTTTAAAAAGGTTAATGATAATTATATATTTAAGGCTGACGTTTTCAGTATTTTAGCGATTATTAAGGCATTTTATAAAGAGCCTTGTTCAACCACTTTTGAAAGTATTGAGTGTCCTGTCTTATTACTTCATGCAACCATTCTACCGACAGATTCAGCCCGACAAAAGGGAATACAGGAAATTAAAAAAGGCATTAAAAAATTAACAGTAATAGGTATAGAAAACACTAAACACCAACTTCATTGGGACTTTCCTGAAAAAGTTGCTAATGAAATTCTATTGTGGAAACAAGAAAGTAAACACGAAGTTTATTAA
- a CDS encoding CPBP family intramembrane glutamic endopeptidase: protein MERILTVNNTLKNVQHKKTALYVLIVYIIMQLSGKWLLLPFHKFVMSTTGLPPEQAAPITQGWYIALSFAIALVLSLILTTRDKAFWNIYQGKKESIPLTILWGVLGFFLVFFGQMIGAAIEMAVFGIEGGSENTADIVAIAKGAPIAILAIVVFGPILEEFVFRRVIFGSLVQTTNFWVAAIVSAIFFAIIHFDFSHILLYTICGLIFAFLYHKTKRIWTSIIAHVMLNGFVTLVQFNAEPLQKFLEELQKMQ from the coding sequence ATGGAAAGGATTTTGACTGTGAATAATACTTTAAAAAACGTACAGCATAAAAAAACCGCTCTCTATGTTTTAATTGTTTACATTATCATGCAATTATCAGGCAAATGGTTACTTTTACCGTTTCATAAATTCGTGATGAGTACAACAGGTTTACCTCCTGAGCAAGCGGCCCCTATTACACAAGGCTGGTATATCGCTCTCAGCTTTGCCATTGCATTAGTTTTAAGTTTGATTTTAACTACTCGCGATAAAGCGTTTTGGAATATCTATCAAGGTAAAAAAGAGTCTATTCCCCTTACAATCTTATGGGGTGTTCTAGGTTTCTTCCTTGTGTTCTTTGGACAAATGATTGGTGCTGCTATTGAAATGGCTGTATTCGGGATCGAGGGTGGCTCAGAAAACACCGCTGATATAGTGGCGATAGCAAAAGGTGCTCCAATTGCCATTTTAGCGATTGTTGTTTTTGGCCCAATTTTAGAGGAATTCGTCTTCCGTCGTGTTATTTTTGGCTCACTCGTCCAAACGACTAATTTCTGGGTGGCAGCCATTGTCAGTGCTATTTTCTTTGCAATAATTCATTTCGATTTCTCACATATTCTGTTATATACCATATGTGGTCTAATCTTTGCTTTCTTATACCACAAAACAAAACGGATTTGGACATCGATTATTGCCCATGTCATGCTAAACGGCTTCGTAACACTCGTACAATTTAACGCAGAACCGCTGCAAAAGTTTTTAGAAGAACTGCAAAAAATGCAATAA
- a CDS encoding twin-arginine translocase TatA/TatE family subunit produces the protein MVVHLSAFTPVSLVIIGVVAILIFGPKKLPELGKAMGSTLREFKNATKGLADDDDDTKKKIIEHKENDNVK, from the coding sequence ATGGTTGTGCACTTAAGTGCTTTCACACCAGTTAGCCTAGTTATTATCGGTGTGGTTGCAATTTTAATATTCGGACCAAAGAAATTACCTGAGCTAGGTAAGGCAATGGGTTCTACACTTCGCGAATTTAAAAATGCAACAAAAGGTTTAGCTGATGACGATGATGATACAAAAAAGAAAATAATTGAACATAAAGAAAATGATAACGTTAAGTAA
- the tsaD gene encoding tRNA (adenosine(37)-N6)-threonylcarbamoyltransferase complex transferase subunit TsaD, with translation MENRVILAIESSCDETAAAIIRNGSDIVSNVVASQIESHKRFGGVVPEIASRHHVEQITVVIEEALKQANMKPSDLDAVAVTEGPGLVGALLIGINAAKAFAFANNVPILGVHHIAGHIYANALVQPMEFPLLALVVSGGHTELVYMKEHGSFEVIGETRDDAAGEAYDKVARVLGLPYPGGPRIDQLAHEGQEAVAFPRVWLEEESYDFSFSGLKSAVINYKHNMDQRGEAISPTAVAKGFQESVVEVLTAKTLRAAREYKVKQVIAAGGVAANKGLRTSLEAVFAKEGIPFFVPPLKLCTDNAAMIGAAATPMFEAGIRGNMMMNGRPGMELKSWVE, from the coding sequence ATGGAAAATCGAGTTATTTTAGCAATTGAGTCCAGCTGTGATGAAACGGCAGCGGCTATTATTCGTAATGGTTCTGATATTGTTTCAAATGTAGTTGCTTCACAAATAGAGAGCCATAAGCGTTTTGGTGGCGTAGTACCCGAAATTGCATCACGTCACCATGTTGAGCAAATTACGGTTGTTATTGAAGAAGCGCTAAAACAAGCAAATATGAAGCCATCTGACCTAGATGCAGTAGCGGTTACAGAAGGTCCTGGTCTTGTAGGGGCACTGTTAATTGGCATTAATGCCGCAAAGGCGTTTGCATTTGCTAATAATGTACCAATTTTAGGTGTACATCATATTGCGGGTCATATTTATGCCAATGCACTTGTCCAACCAATGGAGTTTCCACTTCTAGCCCTTGTTGTATCAGGGGGACATACAGAACTTGTTTATATGAAAGAACATGGTTCATTTGAAGTAATAGGAGAAACGCGGGATGATGCGGCAGGCGAAGCCTATGATAAAGTTGCACGTGTATTAGGCTTGCCTTATCCAGGAGGTCCTCGTATTGATCAGTTAGCACATGAAGGACAAGAAGCGGTCGCTTTTCCACGTGTATGGCTAGAGGAAGAGTCGTATGATTTTAGTTTTAGCGGTTTAAAATCAGCAGTAATTAACTATAAGCACAATATGGATCAACGCGGTGAAGCGATTTCCCCGACTGCTGTTGCAAAAGGCTTTCAGGAAAGTGTAGTAGAAGTACTAACTGCAAAAACATTACGGGCAGCGCGCGAATACAAAGTGAAACAAGTAATCGCAGCAGGTGGGGTTGCAGCTAATAAAGGTTTGCGTACATCCCTTGAGGCGGTATTTGCTAAAGAGGGTATTCCTTTTTTTGTACCTCCATTGAAGCTATGTACAGACAATGCGGCAATGATAGGAGCAGCTGCAACACCGATGTTCGAGGCAGGCATTCGTGGAAATATGATGATGAATGGCCGCCCAGGTATGGAATTAAAATCATGGGTTGAATAA
- the tsaE gene encoding tRNA (adenosine(37)-N6)-threonylcarbamoyltransferase complex ATPase subunit type 1 TsaE has product MKFEIIMNSLEDTEQFAMKLANLLVAQDTITLEGDLGAGKTTFTKALAKGLGVTRTVNSPTFTIVKQYEGRLPFNHLDVYRLAESDEDLGWDELFYGDAVSVIEWAHLIEQDLPKERLGIEIYRVGENERRFVLMPYGKRYEAICEELMR; this is encoded by the coding sequence ATGAAATTTGAAATAATAATGAATTCACTAGAAGATACAGAGCAATTTGCCATGAAGCTAGCAAATTTACTTGTGGCACAAGATACAATTACATTAGAGGGCGACTTAGGTGCTGGGAAAACGACATTTACAAAAGCTTTAGCAAAAGGTCTCGGCGTAACTAGAACGGTTAATAGCCCTACATTTACTATTGTGAAACAATATGAGGGACGTTTACCCTTTAATCATTTAGATGTATATCGCTTGGCGGAAAGCGATGAGGATCTTGGGTGGGACGAGCTATTTTATGGTGATGCGGTATCTGTTATCGAATGGGCACATTTAATTGAACAGGATTTACCCAAAGAGCGGTTAGGAATTGAAATTTACCGTGTTGGTGAAAATGAACGACGATTTGTGTTAATGCCTTATGGTAAGCGATATGAGGCAATATGTGAGGAGCTAATGAGATGA